In Methanotorris formicicus Mc-S-70, the genomic window CATATGACGGTGGCGGTGTTGTATTACCACCAAAAACAAAGCAAAAAATTGAGGAATTCATAAGATCTAAAGGTATAAAACACAAATACATAAAAGAAAAACTTAGTAGAGAAAAAATGCCTGATTTGATAGATAAGTATCCATGTGGATTTATAAAAGATATCATCAAAGAAAAGGCAAAATTCTATAATATAAAGTATGTTTTCTTAACATGTCTTGATGGAGATTACAAAATAGAAGATGGTATTTATTTTATTAATTTCTTAAAGGTATTTCCAATAAAGTTGAAAAAGAACGACTACCTTGATTTTTGTCCTCTACTGATACAATCCTACAAATCAAAAAAATCAAACAAAGTAAAACTAATTGATGAGATTGTGTCTGATGTCTATAATGGATTGAAAGAGCCAACAGAAGGTGCTGAAGAAATAATGAAGGTTATTAGGGGATAGTATGATATTTTTGTATGAATTTGCAGTTGGTGGAAGTGAGGATATTCCAAAAGACATACTATGCGAAGGAAAGGCAATGTTCGACACCTTATTAGACCAATTTTTGGAATTTGAGGAAGTAATTACTTTGATTGATGAGAGGTTTTTTGGAGAATATAAAGGAAGGGAAAACCTATATATTGAAACCATGAAGGGCGGAGATGATTTAACAAAAAAGATTGAAAATATGTTAGAAGTATCTGATGCTGCTTTAATCATTGCCCCAGAAGATGATGGGGTTCTCTACAATTTAACAAAACTTGTTGAAAATAGTGGAGTTTTAAATTTGGGTTCTTCAAGTGAGGCAATAAGAATAGCAGGAGATAAGTACCTAACCTACGAATCAATAAAAAATTCTGTCAAAACACCAAGAACAATGCCGTTAAAAAAGTATTTAATTAAAAGAAGAGACGGTTGTGGAGGAGAGCATTTTATTTATGATGAAAACTATATCATTCAGGAGTTTGTGGAAGGAGATCCTTACTCAGTAAGTTTGATTGTTGGGAAAAAAATACATCCAATATCATTGAATAAACAATACATAAACACAAACGGATACTGCGGTGGGGAAACTAACATAAATCATCCCTTAAAAGATGAGATATTTAAAGAATGTATAAAGGCGGTTAAAAAAATTGATGGATTAAATGGCTATGTTGGAGTTGATGTGATTGTTGGGGATGAAATATACATCATTGAAATAAATCCAAGGATAACAACATCAATTTATGGGATAAAAACAAACCCATCTCTTGCTAAGTTGTTGGTAGATAATGCCTATGGAAAAGAGTTAGAGTTTAAAGTAGGGAAAGGGAAAAGATTTATTAAAAAAGATGGAGAAATGCTTTTTAAATAATAAAAATAAAAAATAAAATAAAAGTATCTCGTTTATCCTCTTGGTTCTTTTGCCTTAGGTCTTAACTTTGTGTATCCACATTTTCTACATTTTGTTGCTTTCCATGGATTTCTTGCATTGCATCTCATGCAGATTTTTTTCATAAAGAGTCTCTTCATTGCCTCTTCAAATGCCATATAATCACCCTATAATTTTGATAAGTATTCTTTTTGAATCTCAACAATTTCTTTGGAATTTTTTGCATTTGCATACCTTTCAAGTAATTCTTCGTTAATCTTTATAAATGTTTCTGCCCATTTGAAACCATTTAATAAAGAGATGGCATCATTTTTATAGTTTGCGATGTATAAGGTAGCAATAAATGCCTCAAGTGTTGAAAGTTGGCATGGTTTTCCATAGTTTATTGGATTAGCAGCAATTAAAAAAGGCAAAGACCTTTGATTTTTTGTACTAACTTTATTAAATATCATTTCTGCCTCTTTCCATGAGCAATCCAATGCAGTTATTCCATATTTTTCAATAATTGGTTTATCTTCCACAGAAACAGATTTTTCAGCATAGGGATTTAATAGTAAAGAGTTTTTTGGTATTTTGTATGGGTTTTTTAAAATTATTGCTTTCCCCAACTTACCCATTTTTAATGCCGTGCATTTTTTAGGGTTGCATTGGTTTGCATGATAGATAAAAAGCTTCGGCATTGTTATCACAGTTTTGTAAAATGATAAAGAAAATTAAGTTGTATAAGTAGTATTTATCCTTTTCTATATAATAGAATTATCCACAACAAACCGGCAATAACTAAAACTATTACATACCAATTATGAATCAGCCAACAAATCTCTGATTCTAATTCTTTTTTAATAATATTCCATTTGTTATTGTTTGGTTCGTATAGTTTTATAATGTTTTTTAGTTTTATCTCTTCAATGGAGTTGTTTTTTATAAGATAGTAGTGTAGTTTATGATTTTCTTTGGTTTCCACTAATAACATTCCATTATTGTAAGCCAAGTCCATAATTTTTATACATTCATATTTATTTCCAAAAATCTTTTTTAGATAACTTTTTTCTATTGGAATGTCCCCTCCTCTGATTTTAGCAAAATAACATGGATTTGAGTAATTATTTATGATTTTTATAGTTTTATTTTTCCAAAGGAGATAATATGGCTTTTGATTTAAATAATCCTCATACCAATTTGAATAATTTGTATCAGAGCGATTAAATTTCCTCATAATAATATATAAAGTTCCGTTTATGCAGTGGAAATCTACACACTCCCAAGAAATATTTTCATATTTTGGAAGAGTTATATTACCTTCAAAATGGATTTTTCCATTGTAATATGAATATAAAGGGAATGATGTGTTTGATAGATGTCCATCTAATATATAGAATTTCTTAGCCTTTGAATCATAAGTTGTGAAAATACATCTAAGTTGAAGCGTGTAATAATATTTATTATTTTCAAACTCCTTTAATTTGGTTATATTAGTGTTATTTATCAATACAAGAACATTTTTTGGATTTTCAGTTTTTATCTTGTAAGAATAAACAAGTAATGCTTCATTAGGAGAACACGTTGGAGAAGATATGTCTAAATCATCAACTATATTAAAATCATTTGCCCATAGTATTTTTTCGGTGTAGTTTATTTTATTGTCGTTTGTTGTGTATATTAAAACCCCTAAAAAATCCACGTCTCCCCATAAATCATTTGAAAAATAACATCCTAAAAATGCCAATATGGCTGAATTATTGGTCGAGCCACACTCAAAATACGTTATGTTATGATACAATTCGGGAAAATAGTAATCTGAAATAGGAGTTATGTCAATTAAAGTTCCTGACTTGTTAAAATACAAAATCTCCGAATCGTTGTAAATGTATCCTAAGAGTTTATCATAAACAATATCATGATATATTATTATGAATCCATCCTTAAATGGACAAACTTCAGCCGAAGAGACGCTTAAAAAATAAATAGAAAATAAAATTATTAAAAATAAAATGAGTTTTTTCATAATTCCACTTTATTGTTTCTTTTTAACAAAAGATAAGCAAAAGTTACAAAGATTGCAATAATAACTCCATATAAATAATAATTTGTTATTACAGTATCTCCGAATATGCATTAGGTATGCACAACTGAGTATTATCTATTGGTTTATTTGTATATATGTGCATTCGAATTAATTCATTAATTTTGATAACGAATTCTTTTAAATTCATGGTTTTATAATTCGTATTTTTGTTTTTCCATTGCATTGCAACCCATAGATTGTGAATAATCGCTCTAAGTATAAACAAGAATAATCTTACTTCTAAAATCTTTGATTTCGTTTTTATAGCTATGTTTTTAAGCATTCTGAATCTTGTTTCGATATTCCATCGTTTTTTATACGTTTTTAGATATATTTTTGGTCTTTTGAAATCAATGTTGGTTAAGAAAGTATAATAAACTGTTTTCTTCTCCCCATTTATTATTACCTTCTCTTCTACGATAACTAATTTCGATATAGTTTTATCATTTATAAATTTTTATACTCTTTTTCGAGATAATATTTTATATCATTCTTTGGAACGAAACAGATATAATTACAACCATATCTTTCAAAAATTTTGATTATTTCGAAATTTTTAAACTCCCTATCGGTCAGAACTGTAAGTTTCTTTGGATTTATTTTTAACTCGTTAATGACGAATTCTAAGATTTCCTCAATATATTTTGGGAGGAAATTGTTATGAACTTCGATAATATCGCAATAAACCACCAAACTAAATGCCTTCGTATGTAAAACCGCAGTTATGTATTTGTATGAGCCAGAACCCCCCCTTTCTTTTCTGTAATTGTGAATTATATCGGAGGATTTTAAGTTTCTTCCATAGTATGCTTCAAAGTGCGTATCCATCGACAGGTAAAATTTGCCTTTTATCTTTTTTAAAATCGTCGATTATTGACTTAACGAAATATTTATATGCCTCTTTTATCATAGATATATCTGCGTTCTTTATGTATCGATAGTAAGAATCCACTGAAGGATACCCTAACGTGCTAATCGTTTCTAAGTATGTGTTGCTTTCTATAGCTTTGATGAATCCTTTAGAATAACCTTCAACCCGATAAATCCTCGGCGTAATTTGTAAAGCCTTACCAACAAAACTGTTAAATTCGTTAAAGGATTTTATTATTGTGTGTTTTATCCCCTTCATGATTTCACCTCCATATTTTTTTGATATTAACTATTCGATATTACCAAATATTAAGTTTTCTATTAGTTAGTATGATGTTCGGAGATACTGTTTAATTGATAGGATGTGTCTAAGATAGTTTATATGAGGTTATGGTGTATATCGTAGTAATATTATTAGCGCATATACAGATATTCTCACCATTATTCGGGTTATTGTTGTAGATTTCATTTATATAATTCCATTCTGATAATTCTATCTTAGACACACCAATTGATAGTAATCTTTATATACCCATATTATCAAATTAATAATAATGTCATATTATTGGGGACAAAATTACAAAATGGGATATTATGTCAAACGAAACCTTAACAAACAAAAATAACAACATGAACAATCAAAAAACATCAGATCAAATTAAGAAAACTATTGAAAATGTAGACACGACATTAATAAACAGTTTAGCAAGCCTTTTGTCAAGTGAGGTTAAAGCAAAGATATACATATACTTGAGGAAATATGGGGAAAGTACTGTTGATGAAATAGCACGTGGGACTGGGATATATCCTTCAACTGTTAGGGAAATTATATTGGAGATGTATGAGGAGGGGCTTGTTAATAGAAAAAAATTGGAAAAAGAAGGATTAGGCAAGAAACCCTACTTATATTCAGCAATTCCTCCAAGTGAGGTTGTGAAGAAACTATCAAAATCCCTCCAAAAGAAATTGAATGATGTATTTATACTTGATAAAAAACTCAAAAAGAAAGAGATAAAGATTCCGCTCTTACCAGTAAGGATTGTTATCGATGACAAAGAACAATAATTTATTCTTCTTTATAATAATTTGTTATTTCTTTAAAAATCGATTAGGTTAAATTTATTTTAGACATGTTCTTAAAAATTTTATAAGTCTTCAATGTGTTTAGAATATACTTAACAATAACAAATTTCAACAGAACAACCTATAAATTGGGGGATCAATATGAAAACCATATCCTTATGCCCTATTTGCTTAAAGCAGATACCTGCTGAAATAAAAGAAGAAGATGGTAAAATTATAATAGAAAAAGAATGTCCAGAACATGGGCATTTTAAAGACATATATTGGGAAGATGCTGAATTATACAAAAGATTCAGTAAATATGAGTATATCGGGAGTATAGATGTAACCAATACGGATGTTAAAAAAGGTTGTCCTTATGATTGCGGTCTCTGTCCAAACCACACATCAACAACAATCTTGGCAAATATAGACGTTACAAACAGGTGTAATTTAAATTGCCCAATCTGCTTTGCTAACGCAAACCACACAAAGAAAATTTACGAACCAGACTTTGAAGAAATAAGAGAAATGATGAAACTTTTGAGAAATGAGATTCCACCATGTCCTGCTCTTCAATTCGCTGGGGGGGAGCCAACAGTTAGGGAAGATTTGCCAGAATTGATAAAATTGGCAAAAGAAATGGGATTCGTTCATGTCCAAGTGGCTACAAATGGGATTAAGTTGAAAAATCTCGCTTATTTAAAAAAATTAAAAGAGGCAGGTTTATCAACAATTTACTTGCAATTTGATGGGATAACGGAAAAACCCTATTTGATTTCAAGGGGTAAAAATCTCCTACCAACAAAACTTAAGGTCATAGAAAACTGTAGAAAGGTTGGGTTTAATAGTGTTGTTTTAGTTCCAACATTGGTAAAAGGACTCAACGATGATCAAGTAGGAGATTTAATTAAATTTGCTGTGGAAAATGTTGATGTTGTGAGGTGCGTGAATTTCCAACCTGTGTCATTTACTGGAAGGATTGATGAATCAAAAAGATTAGAGCAGAGAATAACAATTCCAGATTTCATTAAGTTGGTTGAAGAACAAACAAATGGAGAAATATCTAAGGAAGATTTTTATCCAGTTCCTTTCGTAGCACCGATATCATTGTTTGTTGAAACTTGGACAAATACGACAAAGGCAAAGTTAACCTGTCATCAACACTGTGGGGCTGCAACTTATGTTTTTGTTGAAGATGGTAAGTTAATACCCATCACAAGGTTCTTTGATGTTGAAGGATTCGTTGAATTACTAAATGAGGTTAGAATGGATTTAACTTCATCAAAATTCGGTAAGACAAAGGCAATATTGCACATAGCAAAAGAATTGCCTAAATTGATAGACAAATCAAAAGCCCCGAAAAATGTAAAACTTGTTGAAATGGCAATTGAAATACTTAAAGACAACTATGATGCCCTTGCAAAATTCCACTACAACGCACTAATGATTGGTTGTATGCACTTTATGGATCCATACAACCATGATGTAAATAGAGTTAGGAGATGTGTTATCCACTATGCCACACCAGATAGAAGAATAATCCCATTCTGTGCTTACAACACCGTCCATAGAAAAGAAATTGAAGAAAAATTCTCAATACCAATTGAAGAGTGGAAAAAGGTTAAAAAATAAAATAGCAATTAATTAGATTCACTCTTTTCCAACTTCTCTTCCAATTCTTCCTCTTTTATTCTTTCCCCAGTTATCATATAAACTACTCTATCCCCAATTGAGGCAATTATATTCCCATTTCTTTCCAAATACTTTGCCGTAAATATTATTTCAGTATAAAGTGTTAAATTTTTAGGATTTTCAATGATTTTACTAATCATACTTCTATATAGTTGCTCATATAGATCATCTAACCTTTTATCCATTTCATAAACTTCTCTTGCTAATTCTTCATTTCGATTTTTAAATGAAATCATTGCATTTCTTAGCATATTAATTAAATAATCTTTCATAACAATTAACAATTCATTCTTTCTATTTCCATCTATATTTGACTTTAATAGAATTTTACAAATTTTTGAGGCATTATCCCCAACTTTTTCCAATTTTGAAGACAATTTGATAGCAGTCATTAATTCCCTTAAATCCCCCGAAACAGGTTGATATAAAGCAATAGCTTTAATACACCTTTCCTCTATTTTCATTTCCATTAAATCAATGTCCGTGTCTCTTTTTCTAACATGTTTGGCCAATTCCCTATCACCCTCTACAAATGCTTTTACGGCGTTTTCCATCTGGTCTATACATAAATCAACCATCTTCATTAAATCTTCTTCTACCTCTTTTAATATCTCATTAAATTTTTTTACCATTTAATTCACCTTTTAAAGAATTTTATCCAAATCTACCACTGATATAGTCATCTGTTTCCTTCTTATGTGGATTTAAAAATATCTGCTCTGTTTCTCCAAACTCAATTAACTTCCCCATCAAGAAAAAGGCTGTGTAATCAGAAACCCTACTTGCCTGTTGCATGTTGTGGGTAACAACAACAATTGTATAATCCTTAGCTAATTCAACCATCAACTCCTCTATCTTTAAGGTAGATATTGGGTCTAAGGCTGAAGTTGGTTCATCCATTAATAAAACCTCTGGTTTAACTGCTATCGATCTCGCTATACACAACCTCTGCTGTTGTCCTCCTGATAAAGATAAAGCATTTTTGTGTAGTTCATCTTTAACTTCATCCCACAAAGCTGCTTTCTTTAAAGCCCATTCAACTATCTTATCCAATTCTTTTTTATCCTTAATCCCATGAATTCTTGGACCAAATGCAACATTATCATAGATACTCATAGCAAAAGGATTTGGCTTTTGAAATACCATCCCCACTCTCTTTCTCAACTCATAGATATCAACATCTTTATCATAGACATTTTTTCCATCTAATAAAACCTCTCCTTCTATTCTAACGTTTGGAATTAAATCATTTAACCTATTTAAACATCTTAAGAATGTTGATTTACCACAACCGCTTGGTCCTATTAAAGCAGTTATTTTGTTCTCATAGATTGGGATGTTCACATCAAATAATGCCTGCTTTTCCCCATACCACAAATTCAAGTTTTTTGTTTCTATCTTCACCTTTGTCATTATTATCCCTTTTATATTTTTATGTCATCACTTAAACTGTATCTTATTGGAACGAATATTGCCAAAAATATTATAAGCATAACTAAAGCCGCTCCCCATGCCACCCGGTGGTCTTCTACAGAGGGACTTTGAACTAACGTATAGATGAGGAGAGGAATTGCTCCAACAGGCTCTAATGGATTTGTTGGAAAAACCTCATAAAGCCCACCAGCTGTAAATAGTAAAGGTGCTGTCTCTCCAGCAACCTTTGCCATACCTATTAAAATTCCTGTTAAAATTCCTTTTTTAGCCATCTTTGTGATAACTTTGAATATCACTTCTGCTCTTGTGCAACCTAATGCATAACCACCCTCTTTATAAATCTTTGGAACTTCTGCCATCGCCTCCTCCGTATAAACAGCAACATAAGGAGTTAATATTAAAGCTAAAGCTAAAGCCCCAGCCAAAGCTGAAAAAGTTCCCATAGGAACAACTAAGATACCCATAACAAACGTACCAACCAATATGGTTGGGAATTCCAGCATTATCTGTAATAGCATCTTTGTAGTTCTTCCAATAAAGCTGTTTGGAAATTCATAGGCATAAGATCCTGCTAAGAAAGCCAAAGGTAAGCCAATTAAGGTTGCTAAGAATGTCAGCATTAGAGTCCCAACTATTGCTGGGCCTATTCCTCCTTCGCTTAGTGTTCCAGTTATGAAAGTTAAACCCCTTTCCATTATTATTGGTAGTCCTTTTTCAACAATTGAAATTATTATGTGAAATAAAGGAAGAATTGCTAATAAAGTTAAAGCACCAACAACAAATAAAAATATTTTATCTTTAATCATCCTAATGGCTTTATGTTTAATGGGAGACATGCTCTCTCCACCTCTTCAAATAGTAAATCCCAATGATATTCACAACTAACCCTATAACAAACAATACTAATCCAGCAGAGTAAAGAACGGATGTCATATACTCATATAAAACTGCATTTCCAAACTGGTTTGCTATTAATGATGAGATTGTATATCCAGGAGCAAAGAGCTTATACGTTAAGTTGAACGCATTACCTATAACCAATGAAACAGCGACTGTCTCTCCCAAAGCCCTGCCAAAAGCCAATATAAGCCCTGAAATTATGGCTGGTCTTATATATTTTATTAAAACCTTTGTTGTTTCATACCTTGTTGCCCCTAAAGCTACTAAGCCTTCTTTATAAACAGAAGGGATCATTGCATAAGCCTCTCTAATAATTGCTGCTGCAAATGGAGTAACCATTATTCCCAATAAAATGCCTGCTGATAGATAGCAGTAACCTGATAATGGTGGATAGTTAAATAGGGGAATAAATGAAAAATGCTCATACAAAAATTTCATAATGTGGTCTCTCAACAGAGGGACTAATATAAAAGCCCCCCATATCCCATAAATTATT contains:
- the pstB gene encoding phosphate ABC transporter ATP-binding protein PstB, which produces MTKVKIETKNLNLWYGEKQALFDVNIPIYENKITALIGPSGCGKSTFLRCLNRLNDLIPNVRIEGEVLLDGKNVYDKDVDIYELRKRVGMVFQKPNPFAMSIYDNVAFGPRIHGIKDKKELDKIVEWALKKAALWDEVKDELHKNALSLSGGQQQRLCIARSIAVKPEVLLMDEPTSALDPISTLKIEELMVELAKDYTIVVVTHNMQQASRVSDYTAFFLMGKLIEFGETEQIFLNPHKKETDDYISGRFG
- the pstA gene encoding phosphate ABC transporter permease PstA translates to MSPIKHKAIRMIKDKIFLFVVGALTLLAILPLFHIIISIVEKGLPIIMERGLTFITGTLSEGGIGPAIVGTLMLTFLATLIGLPLAFLAGSYAYEFPNSFIGRTTKMLLQIMLEFPTILVGTFVMGILVVPMGTFSALAGALALALILTPYVAVYTEEAMAEVPKIYKEGGYALGCTRAEVIFKVITKMAKKGILTGILIGMAKVAGETAPLLFTAGGLYEVFPTNPLEPVGAIPLLIYTLVQSPSVEDHRVAWGAALVMLIIFLAIFVPIRYSLSDDIKI
- the phoU gene encoding phosphate signaling complex protein PhoU, translated to MVKKFNEILKEVEEDLMKMVDLCIDQMENAVKAFVEGDRELAKHVRKRDTDIDLMEMKIEERCIKAIALYQPVSGDLRELMTAIKLSSKLEKVGDNASKICKILLKSNIDGNRKNELLIVMKDYLINMLRNAMISFKNRNEELAREVYEMDKRLDDLYEQLYRSMISKIIENPKNLTLYTEIIFTAKYLERNGNIIASIGDRVVYMITGERIKEEELEEKLEKSESN
- a CDS encoding helix-turn-helix domain-containing protein, with amino-acid sequence MNNQKTSDQIKKTIENVDTTLINSLASLLSSEVKAKIYIYLRKYGESTVDEIARGTGIYPSTVREIILEMYEEGLVNRKKLEKEGLGKKPYLYSAIPPSEVVKKLSKSLQKKLNDVFILDKKLKKKEIKIPLLPVRIVIDDKEQ
- the mfnD gene encoding tyramine--L-glutamate ligase, whose amino-acid sequence is MIFLYEFAVGGSEDIPKDILCEGKAMFDTLLDQFLEFEEVITLIDERFFGEYKGRENLYIETMKGGDDLTKKIENMLEVSDAALIIAPEDDGVLYNLTKLVENSGVLNLGSSSEAIRIAGDKYLTYESIKNSVKTPRTMPLKKYLIKRRDGCGGEHFIYDENYIIQEFVEGDPYSVSLIVGKKIHPISLNKQYINTNGYCGGETNINHPLKDEIFKECIKAVKKIDGLNGYVGVDVIVGDEIYIIEINPRITTSIYGIKTNPSLAKLLVDNAYGKELEFKVGKGKRFIKKDGEMLFK
- the pstC gene encoding phosphate ABC transporter permease subunit PstC — protein: MDLEKIFKKIDEFKIITLPAIFIVFILFVLILGFYFFNALPAIERYGIDLFITNVWHAAEEVSKEVYGLAAPIWGSIYTATIAVLIALPLSICYAIFVNDYAPKKLKYPLIIISDIMAGLPTIIYGIWGAFILVPLLRDHIMKFLYEHFSFIPLFNYPPLSGYCYLSAGILLGIMVTPFAAAIIREAYAMIPSVYKEGLVALGATRYETTKVLIKYIRPAIISGLILAFGRALGETVAVSLVIGNAFNLTYKLFAPGYTISSLIANQFGNAVLYEYMTSVLYSAGLVLFVIGLVVNIIGIYYLKRWREHVSH
- the tes gene encoding tetraether lipid synthase Tes gives rise to the protein MNMKTISLCPICLKQIPAEIKEEDGKIIIEKECPEHGHFKDIYWEDAELYKRFSKYEYIGSIDVTNTDVKKGCPYDCGLCPNHTSTTILANIDVTNRCNLNCPICFANANHTKKIYEPDFEEIREMMKLLRNEIPPCPALQFAGGEPTVREDLPELIKLAKEMGFVHVQVATNGIKLKNLAYLKKLKEAGLSTIYLQFDGITEKPYLISRGKNLLPTKLKVIENCRKVGFNSVVLVPTLVKGLNDDQVGDLIKFAVENVDVVRCVNFQPVSFTGRIDESKRLEQRITIPDFIKLVEEQTNGEISKEDFYPVPFVAPISLFVETWTNTTKAKLTCHQHCGAATYVFVEDGKLIPITRFFDVEGFVELLNEVRMDLTSSKFGKTKAILHIAKELPKLIDKSKAPKNVKLVEMAIEILKDNYDALAKFHYNALMIGCMHFMDPYNHDVNRVRRCVIHYATPDRRIIPFCAYNTVHRKEIEEKFSIPIEEWKKVKK
- a CDS encoding DUF367 family protein — protein: MPKLFIYHANQCNPKKCTALKMGKLGKAIILKNPYKIPKNSLLLNPYAEKSVSVEDKPIIEKYGITALDCSWKEAEMIFNKVSTKNQRSLPFLIAANPINYGKPCQLSTLEAFIATLYIANYKNDAISLLNGFKWAETFIKINEELLERYANAKNSKEIVEIQKEYLSKL
- a CDS encoding 50S ribosomal protein L40e, with protein sequence MAFEEAMKRLFMKKICMRCNARNPWKATKCRKCGYTKLRPKAKEPRG